A genomic stretch from Streptomyces sp. QL37 includes:
- a CDS encoding Uma2 family endonuclease — protein sequence MAVIQHEELVTMQSELTIGEAAEQAARSLPGHRVEILQGRLTVTPPADGSHALALSWLSEEFGARARGVGLRLVQAVGLWLPTGPDDYAIPDLAVVESDFRDAHVMRNCYAPHVFRMVLEVTSTNWADDLGPKVEGYAQAGIPVYVVADRKHDQVLVCTDPRGGEYRTRTPHKRGMSFSVPDVVGVEMELSVDRLLDGDEG from the coding sequence GTGGCTGTGATACAGCACGAGGAGTTGGTGACGATGCAGTCCGAGCTGACGATCGGCGAGGCGGCCGAACAGGCCGCACGCTCGCTGCCCGGGCATCGCGTGGAGATTCTCCAGGGGAGGCTCACTGTGACACCACCGGCCGACGGATCGCACGCTCTGGCACTGTCCTGGCTCAGCGAGGAATTCGGCGCGCGAGCTCGCGGGGTCGGGCTGAGACTGGTCCAGGCGGTCGGGCTCTGGCTACCCACCGGGCCGGACGACTACGCGATTCCTGATCTCGCGGTCGTCGAGTCCGACTTCCGCGACGCCCATGTCATGAGGAACTGCTACGCCCCGCACGTCTTCCGCATGGTCCTGGAGGTCACCTCGACCAACTGGGCGGACGACCTCGGCCCCAAGGTCGAGGGCTACGCCCAGGCCGGAATCCCGGTCTACGTCGTGGCGGACCGCAAGCACGACCAGGTGCTGGTCTGCACCGATCCCCGGGGTGGTGAGTACAGGACCCGGACGCCCCACAAGCGGGGCATGTCCTTCAGCGTGCCGGACGTGGTCGGGGTGGAGATGGAGCTCTCGGTGGACCGACTGCTGGACGGCGACGAGGGCTGA
- a CDS encoding acyltransferase — protein MTMSSSVSPAGSPAPAHSPEPAPAPSPRREHRYDIDLIRLLCSVGVILCHTGSAFVSTAGRDAANGPGTYWAGLAADSAGRFAVPLFFAIAGWVVLVGAPVRDGRQLWQRIVRIVVPLAVWTVLYVGWGRLRGTNDAPAGELAFDALFASVRPAYHLWYLYAYIPVILLLAFAALVKSGKRPWGLGIALLVLGAAPTLFGDLGKVTDLELPRFGWSFGPYQLIYAVLGALVLALPAGTFGRRSLWWLLPAGAFLAAVIAYQHEVHYAIPYASVLVALFSAGVLVSLHRLRVPERLRPALTRLAGASFGAYMIHVLVLGVLTDLLVDADLSLPVAAALVVTVTAATTALSFGAAMLWTRLGLTRVLG, from the coding sequence ATGACCATGTCTTCCTCTGTCTCCCCGGCCGGCTCGCCCGCCCCCGCGCACTCCCCGGAGCCCGCCCCCGCACCCAGCCCGCGCCGCGAACACCGGTACGACATCGATCTGATCCGGCTGCTCTGCTCCGTCGGCGTGATCCTCTGCCACACGGGCTCCGCCTTCGTGAGCACGGCGGGCCGCGACGCCGCGAACGGTCCCGGCACCTACTGGGCGGGCCTGGCGGCCGACTCGGCGGGCCGCTTCGCCGTCCCGCTGTTCTTCGCGATCGCCGGCTGGGTCGTCCTCGTCGGCGCCCCCGTCCGGGACGGCCGGCAGCTCTGGCAGCGCATCGTGCGGATCGTGGTGCCGCTGGCCGTGTGGACGGTGCTCTACGTGGGCTGGGGCCGGCTGCGCGGCACCAACGACGCACCGGCCGGCGAGCTGGCGTTCGACGCGCTGTTCGCCTCGGTGCGCCCGGCGTACCACCTCTGGTACCTGTACGCCTACATCCCCGTGATCCTGCTCCTGGCCTTCGCCGCCCTGGTGAAGTCCGGCAAGCGCCCCTGGGGCCTCGGCATCGCCCTCCTCGTGCTGGGCGCCGCCCCGACCCTCTTCGGCGACCTGGGCAAGGTCACGGACCTGGAACTGCCCCGCTTCGGCTGGAGCTTCGGCCCGTACCAGCTGATCTACGCGGTCCTCGGCGCCCTGGTCCTCGCACTGCCCGCCGGGACGTTCGGCAGGCGGAGTCTGTGGTGGCTGCTCCCGGCGGGGGCGTTCCTGGCCGCGGTCATCGCCTACCAGCACGAGGTGCACTACGCGATCCCGTACGCGAGCGTCCTGGTGGCCCTGTTCAGCGCGGGTGTGCTGGTCTCCCTGCACCGGCTGCGCGTCCCGGAGCGGCTGCGCCCGGCGCTGACCCGGCTGGCGGGTGCCTCGTTCGGCGCGTACATGATCCACGTGCTGGTGCTGGGTGTCCTCACCGACCTACTCGTCGACGCCGACCTCTCGCTGCCGGTGGCGGCGGCCCTCGTCGTCACGGTGACCGCCGCCACGACGGCCCTCTCCTTCGGCGCGGCCATGCTGTGGACTCGGCTGGGGCTGACGCGGGTGCTGGGCTGA
- a CDS encoding tetratricopeptide repeat protein, with the protein MNSPAEPTDDRRPGPAAHKGRTQPDADGPGRTHPAVAEGPGRSDPAVADDRSAVTGKRRIAFAAYADEDRMPGLLVLLRSLALADPAVCEDFLLLHPGLPDSALDAARRLHPRLVPRIAESRLDVFRATGYDTVVALGPGMVVLGSLRPLLALRTGVAAVPQPGPGGERLVRDDGLLVIQRQDVTDAVLDALAEGGENAVDRALTGAGILEPLGSSYDFPADRLYDGIPVPGGTVVLHFGEDPAPGTPAHEARERFELDDAAFRAAYCALPGPTHPELLLHCALPFPEERRAPVDLVRRVAEVHRQQGRYDEAVALLTAAVADRPDLPRCQETLGISLMALSRYEEAEAHLLLATVSPDFAARAYGQLARLAWLLGRTEDAAAYAREGLDADPTDGNCHAWYVRTRSAEAPAQGPADEQLAHVALFADGQENAGDKVLPEAVRMCFGPDTGPARWHERSVHRLVDEPALEELNARRGIVVGGGGLFLPDTAPNSNSGWQWNIPDDVLARITAPLAVFAVGYNVFDGQRYRRERFAESLRALVGKSAFFGLRNHGSVDRVRELLPEELRDRVRYQPCPTTVARHLDPGLDDGAPRDDTVLVNCAYDRAGLRFGHDYGHFLAESAAAVRAIGGRAEVRYAAHMPADEKFVHDLRREHGIALPVEPLYLFSNDRIRELYRRTRLVIGMRGHAGMIPFGCGTPIISLVSHPKLAYFLADIDRPDWGVSVHDRSLGARLAERAAAVLDDHGAAVADVHGRQEHLWSVTRANLTELRDVFALPDPSPRGPRVPGPRAAEEAPGLHLPDTRTK; encoded by the coding sequence ATGAACAGCCCCGCCGAGCCCACCGACGACAGACGGCCCGGGCCCGCAGCCCACAAGGGGCGGACGCAGCCGGACGCCGACGGCCCGGGACGGACACACCCCGCCGTCGCCGAAGGCCCGGGGCGGAGCGACCCCGCCGTCGCCGACGACCGGAGCGCCGTCACCGGGAAGCGGAGGATCGCCTTCGCCGCCTACGCCGACGAGGACCGGATGCCCGGTCTCCTGGTACTGCTGCGCAGCCTCGCGCTCGCGGACCCGGCGGTCTGCGAGGACTTCCTCCTCCTGCACCCCGGGCTGCCCGACTCCGCGCTCGACGCCGCCCGCCGGCTGCACCCGCGCCTCGTCCCGCGTATCGCGGAGAGCCGCCTCGACGTCTTCCGGGCCACCGGTTACGACACCGTCGTCGCGCTCGGCCCCGGCATGGTCGTCCTCGGCTCCCTCCGGCCGCTGCTGGCCCTGCGCACCGGAGTCGCCGCCGTGCCGCAGCCCGGCCCCGGCGGCGAACGGCTCGTGCGGGACGACGGGCTGCTGGTCATCCAGCGCCAGGACGTGACGGACGCCGTGCTCGACGCCCTCGCCGAAGGCGGCGAGAACGCGGTGGACCGCGCGCTGACGGGGGCGGGAATCCTAGAACCTCTCGGCTCCTCCTACGACTTCCCGGCCGACCGGCTGTACGACGGCATCCCCGTACCCGGCGGCACCGTCGTCCTGCACTTCGGCGAGGATCCCGCCCCCGGCACCCCGGCGCACGAGGCGCGGGAGCGCTTCGAGCTGGACGACGCGGCATTCCGCGCCGCCTACTGCGCCCTCCCGGGGCCGACCCACCCCGAACTGCTCCTGCACTGTGCCCTGCCGTTCCCCGAGGAGCGGCGCGCGCCGGTGGACCTGGTCCGCCGGGTCGCGGAGGTGCACCGCCAGCAGGGCCGCTACGACGAGGCCGTCGCCCTGCTGACCGCCGCCGTGGCGGACCGGCCGGACCTGCCGCGCTGCCAGGAGACGCTGGGCATCAGCCTGATGGCCCTGTCCCGCTACGAGGAGGCCGAGGCCCATCTCCTCCTGGCCACCGTGTCACCGGACTTCGCCGCCCGCGCCTACGGCCAGCTGGCCCGGCTCGCCTGGCTGCTGGGCCGGACCGAGGACGCGGCGGCGTACGCGCGCGAGGGCCTCGACGCCGACCCCACCGACGGCAACTGCCACGCCTGGTACGTCCGTACGCGCTCCGCCGAGGCCCCCGCCCAGGGCCCCGCGGACGAACAGCTCGCCCATGTCGCCCTGTTCGCCGACGGTCAGGAGAACGCGGGCGACAAGGTGCTCCCCGAAGCGGTGCGCATGTGCTTCGGTCCGGACACCGGCCCCGCCCGCTGGCACGAGCGGTCCGTGCACCGGCTGGTCGACGAGCCCGCGCTGGAGGAGCTGAACGCCCGGCGCGGCATCGTCGTCGGCGGTGGCGGGCTCTTCCTCCCGGACACCGCACCGAACAGCAACAGCGGCTGGCAGTGGAACATCCCCGATGACGTCCTGGCCCGGATCACCGCACCGCTCGCCGTCTTCGCGGTCGGCTACAACGTCTTCGACGGCCAGCGCTACCGCAGGGAGCGCTTCGCGGAGAGCCTGCGCGCCCTGGTCGGGAAGTCGGCCTTCTTCGGACTGCGGAACCACGGTTCGGTGGACCGGGTCAGGGAACTCCTGCCCGAGGAACTGCGCGACCGGGTCCGCTACCAGCCGTGTCCCACGACCGTCGCCCGTCACCTGGACCCCGGCCTGGACGACGGTGCGCCCCGGGACGACACCGTGCTGGTCAACTGTGCCTACGACCGCGCGGGCCTGCGTTTCGGCCATGACTACGGCCACTTCCTGGCCGAGTCGGCCGCCGCCGTACGCGCCATCGGCGGACGCGCCGAGGTCCGTTACGCGGCCCACATGCCGGCCGACGAGAAGTTCGTCCACGACCTGCGCCGGGAACACGGCATCGCCCTCCCGGTGGAGCCGCTGTACCTGTTCTCCAACGACCGCATCCGCGAGCTCTACCGGCGCACACGCCTGGTGATCGGCATGCGCGGGCACGCGGGGATGATCCCCTTCGGCTGCGGCACGCCGATCATCAGCCTGGTCTCGCACCCCAAGCTCGCCTACTTCCTCGCCGACATCGACCGCCCCGACTGGGGGGTGTCCGTCCACGACCGCTCGCTGGGCGCCCGCCTCGCCGAGCGTGCGGCGGCCGTGCTCGACGACCACGGGGCAGCCGTGGCCGACGTACACGGCCGGCAGGAGCACCTGTGGTCGGTCACCCGCGCCAACCTCACCGAGCTCCGGGACGTCTTCGCGCTGCCGGACCCGTCGCCCCGGGGCCCGCGTGTCCCCGGCCCCCGGGCCGCCGAGGAGGCACCGGGCCTTCACCTGCCGGACACCCGGACGAAGTGA
- a CDS encoding glycosyltransferase family 2 protein translates to MPKLSVVVPFHNVGAYADTTLGSLARNAGPDIEFLLVDDCSTDETPAVVDRWADRLPHAEVIRHEKNVGIAAARNSGIDAARGDFVTFLDGDDWYAPGHLGRLLHAAAELDCDFARTDHVQATGTSRVVKRAPARLRDTVLDPREGIAAPEWETMVDYPFVWAGVYHRRLFEDGGHRFTTRLRTAEDRLWIWQLHLRARTYAALNLYGIFYRRGVTTSLTQIKDSRQLDFFPAYDTLIDEILQDPDAEILLPKAVRTYCAMIAFHNEKADAYEPATFRRLRHESAAALHRMPQQVLDHTLTMMDTRRSTLLNRLRDKQKAA, encoded by the coding sequence GTGCCGAAGCTGTCCGTTGTCGTTCCGTTCCACAATGTCGGCGCCTACGCCGACACGACGCTGGGCAGCCTTGCCCGTAACGCGGGCCCGGACATCGAGTTCCTGCTGGTCGACGACTGTTCCACGGACGAGACGCCGGCCGTCGTCGACCGCTGGGCCGACAGACTCCCGCACGCCGAGGTCATCCGGCACGAGAAGAACGTGGGCATCGCGGCGGCCCGCAACAGCGGCATCGACGCGGCCCGGGGCGACTTCGTCACCTTCCTCGACGGCGACGACTGGTACGCCCCCGGCCACCTGGGCCGGCTGCTGCACGCCGCCGCCGAGCTGGACTGCGACTTCGCCCGCACCGATCACGTCCAGGCCACCGGTACCAGCCGCGTCGTGAAGCGTGCGCCCGCCCGGCTCCGTGACACGGTGCTGGACCCACGCGAGGGCATCGCGGCCCCCGAGTGGGAGACCATGGTCGACTACCCCTTCGTATGGGCGGGCGTCTACCACCGGCGGCTCTTCGAGGACGGCGGCCACCGCTTCACCACCCGGCTGCGCACCGCGGAGGACCGGCTGTGGATCTGGCAGCTGCACCTGCGCGCCCGCACCTACGCCGCGCTGAACCTGTACGGCATCTTCTACCGGCGCGGTGTCACCACGTCCCTGACGCAGATCAAGGACTCCCGGCAGCTGGACTTCTTCCCCGCCTACGACACGCTGATCGACGAGATCCTCCAGGACCCGGACGCGGAGATCCTCCTTCCCAAGGCGGTCCGCACCTACTGCGCGATGATCGCCTTCCACAACGAGAAGGCGGACGCCTACGAACCCGCGACGTTCCGGCGTCTTCGCCACGAGTCGGCAGCCGCGCTGCACCGCATGCCGCAGCAGGTGCTCGACCACACCCTGACGATGATGGACACCAGGCGCAGCACCCTGCTCAACCGCCTGCGTGACAAGCAGAAGGCCGCCTGA
- a CDS encoding L,D-transpeptidase family protein: MRRTRTDGYARGVRAAGAAAVGVLALATLTTGCKVETVGAAEPTALPVEAPPPPSPAPDDAKPGGDLAGSSATPSRTPSTRPSPQPSTLMSVGDRSGRVRELQARLRQIGHFDRSPTGYYGTVTVASVQSFQGKRGLARTGRTDTVTWERLLAMTRQPTAKELDPPATPAAAKPDARCMKGRVLCISKNSRSLSWMIDGRVVSTMDVRFGSQYTPTREGAFSVYWKSRHHVSTLYDSPMPYAMFFSGGQAVHYSSDFAARGYDGASHGCVNVRDEGKIASLFAQVRDGDKVVIYQ; encoded by the coding sequence ATGAGACGCACACGGACGGACGGATACGCGCGCGGGGTGCGCGCGGCGGGCGCGGCGGCCGTGGGTGTACTCGCACTCGCCACGCTGACGACGGGCTGCAAGGTAGAGACGGTGGGAGCGGCGGAGCCCACCGCCCTCCCGGTGGAGGCGCCCCCGCCCCCCTCGCCCGCACCGGACGACGCCAAGCCGGGCGGCGACCTGGCGGGCTCCTCGGCCACTCCCTCCCGGACACCGAGCACACGCCCCTCTCCGCAGCCCAGCACCCTGATGTCCGTCGGCGACCGGAGCGGGCGCGTACGGGAACTCCAGGCCCGGCTGCGCCAGATCGGCCACTTCGACCGCAGCCCCACCGGGTACTACGGCACCGTGACCGTCGCGTCCGTGCAGTCCTTCCAGGGCAAGCGGGGCCTGGCCCGCACGGGCCGGACCGACACGGTGACCTGGGAGCGGCTGCTCGCGATGACGCGGCAGCCGACGGCGAAGGAACTCGACCCGCCGGCCACGCCGGCGGCCGCGAAGCCCGACGCCCGCTGCATGAAGGGCCGCGTCCTGTGCATCAGCAAGAACAGCCGCAGCCTGTCCTGGATGATCGACGGCAGGGTCGTCTCGACGATGGACGTGCGGTTCGGCTCGCAGTACACGCCCACCCGTGAAGGCGCCTTCTCGGTGTACTGGAAGTCCCGCCACCACGTGTCGACGCTCTACGACTCCCCCATGCCGTACGCCATGTTCTTCAGCGGCGGCCAGGCGGTGCACTACTCGTCCGACTTCGCGGCGCGCGGTTACGACGGCGCCTCGCACGGCTGCGTGAACGTACGGGACGAAGGGAAGATCGCGTCGCTCTTCGCCCAGGTACGGGACGGCGACAAGGTCGTCATCTACCAGTAG
- a CDS encoding methylmalonyl-CoA mutase family protein, with protein MTRESESGLPIEPVYGPEALAGWRAEEKLGEPGAFPFTRGVYPSMYTGRPWTMRQYAGFGTAAESNARYKQLIANGTTGLSVAFDLPTQMGHDSDAPIASGEVGKVGVAIDSLDDMRVLFGGIPLDEVSTSMTINAPAALLLLLYQLVAEEQGVPADRLTGTIQNDVLKEYIARGTYIFPPKPSLRLIADIFKYCRAEIPKWNTISISGYHMAEAGASPAQEIAFTLADGIEYVRTAVSAGMDVDDFAPRLSFFFVARTTILEEVAKFRAARRIWAKVMREEFGAKNPKSLMLRFHTQTAGVQLTAQQPEVNLVRVAVQGLGAVLGGTQSLHTNSFDEAIALPTDKSARLALRTQQVLAYETDVTATVDPFAGSYVVERMTDDVEAAALELMLKVEDMGGAVDAIERGFQKGEIERSAYRIAQETDSGERVVVGVNRFRLDEEEPYEPLRVDPAIEAQQAARLAKLRAERDQGAVDAALAELKKAAEGTDNVLHPMKDALRARATVGEVCDALREVWGAYVPTDAF; from the coding sequence ATGACGCGTGAGTCGGAGTCGGGACTGCCCATCGAGCCGGTCTACGGGCCGGAGGCCCTCGCCGGCTGGCGGGCCGAGGAGAAGCTCGGCGAGCCGGGCGCCTTCCCCTTCACGCGTGGTGTGTATCCGTCGATGTACACGGGGCGGCCGTGGACGATGCGGCAGTACGCCGGGTTCGGTACCGCCGCCGAGTCCAACGCCCGTTACAAGCAGTTGATCGCCAACGGCACGACGGGACTCTCCGTCGCGTTCGACCTGCCCACCCAGATGGGGCACGACTCGGACGCCCCCATCGCCTCCGGTGAGGTCGGCAAGGTCGGCGTGGCGATCGACTCGCTCGACGACATGCGCGTCCTGTTCGGCGGGATCCCGCTGGACGAGGTCTCCACCTCGATGACCATCAACGCCCCGGCCGCGCTCCTCCTGCTGCTCTACCAACTGGTCGCCGAGGAGCAGGGCGTCCCGGCGGACCGGCTGACGGGCACCATCCAGAACGACGTGCTCAAGGAGTACATCGCCCGGGGCACGTACATCTTCCCGCCCAAGCCCTCGCTGCGGCTGATCGCGGACATCTTCAAGTACTGCCGGGCCGAGATCCCGAAGTGGAACACCATCTCCATCTCCGGCTACCACATGGCGGAGGCCGGCGCCTCGCCCGCACAGGAGATCGCCTTCACCCTCGCGGACGGCATCGAGTACGTCCGCACCGCCGTCTCGGCCGGCATGGACGTGGACGACTTCGCGCCGCGCCTGTCCTTCTTCTTCGTCGCCCGTACGACGATCCTGGAGGAGGTCGCCAAATTCCGTGCCGCGCGCCGGATCTGGGCGAAGGTGATGCGGGAGGAGTTCGGCGCGAAGAACCCCAAGTCCCTGATGCTGCGCTTCCACACCCAGACCGCCGGGGTCCAGCTCACCGCCCAGCAGCCCGAGGTCAACCTGGTCCGGGTCGCCGTGCAGGGCCTGGGCGCGGTCCTGGGCGGCACGCAGTCACTGCACACCAACTCCTTCGACGAGGCCATCGCCCTGCCGACCGACAAGTCCGCCCGCCTCGCACTGCGCACCCAGCAGGTCCTGGCCTACGAGACGGACGTCACGGCGACGGTGGACCCCTTCGCCGGGTCCTACGTCGTCGAGAGGATGACCGACGACGTCGAAGCCGCGGCGCTGGAACTGATGCTCAAGGTCGAGGACATGGGCGGCGCGGTCGACGCCATCGAACGCGGCTTCCAGAAGGGCGAGATCGAGCGCAGCGCCTATCGCATCGCCCAGGAGACGGACAGCGGTGAACGCGTCGTCGTCGGCGTGAACCGCTTCCGCCTCGACGAGGAGGAGCCGTACGAGCCGCTCCGCGTCGACCCGGCGATCGAGGCCCAGCAGGCGGCCCGGCTGGCGAAGCTCCGCGCCGAACGCGACCAGGGGGCGGTGGACGCGGCGCTGGCGGAGCTGAAGAAGGCGGCCGAGGGTACGGACAACGTGCTCCACCCGATGAAGGACGCGCTCAGGGCCCGGGCCACGGTGGGCGAGGTCTGCGACGCGCTGCGGGAGGTCTGGGGGGCGTACGTCCCGACGGACGCGTTCTGA
- the leuE gene encoding leucine efflux protein LeuE: MLGVTDLPTYLAGLVLIILLPGPNSLYVLSVAARRGVRTGYVAAAGVWTGDTILMTLSALGAASLLQTTPLLFAVVKFAGAGYLTWMAIGMMRTALTMWRERHQHMAELTLEDEAPAKDAERPYRRALVVSLLNPKLILFLISFFVQFVDPGYAYPALSFLLLGTLLQISSFLYLSALIFGGTRLAAAFRRRKRLSAGATSAAGVLFLGFAAKLSFSSV; this comes from the coding sequence ATGCTGGGTGTCACCGATCTTCCGACCTATCTCGCCGGCCTTGTGCTGATCATTCTGCTGCCGGGGCCGAATTCGCTGTACGTGCTCTCCGTCGCCGCCAGGCGCGGGGTGCGCACCGGTTATGTGGCCGCCGCCGGGGTGTGGACCGGGGACACGATCCTGATGACGCTGTCCGCGCTGGGCGCCGCCTCGCTGCTCCAGACGACGCCCCTGCTCTTCGCGGTCGTCAAGTTCGCCGGCGCGGGCTATCTGACCTGGATGGCGATCGGGATGATGCGGACGGCCTTGACGATGTGGCGCGAGCGGCACCAGCACATGGCCGAGCTGACGCTGGAGGACGAGGCGCCGGCGAAGGACGCCGAGCGTCCCTACCGGCGGGCGCTCGTGGTCAGCCTGCTCAATCCGAAGCTGATCCTGTTCCTCATCTCCTTCTTCGTGCAGTTCGTCGATCCGGGTTACGCCTATCCCGCGCTCTCCTTCCTGCTTCTGGGGACGCTGCTCCAGATCAGCAGCTTCCTCTACCTCTCCGCGCTCATATTCGGAGGCACCCGCCTGGCCGCCGCCTTCCGCCGCCGTAAGCGGCTGTCGGCGGGGGCCACTTCGGCGGCGGGTGTGCTGTTCCTCGGGTTCGCGGCGAAGCTGTCGTTCAGCAGCGTGTGA
- a CDS encoding MarR family winged helix-turn-helix transcriptional regulator, translating into MDYSHDDAGLARQPIGYWSWAAHDATVTHIRAALAEIGLTQPPWWVLNQLTEADEHGRPRAEVVAMLSGYLNVGDSLEPEIDTLIARGLVTEDPTTRLRLTAEGHALHAKAAERVGRALAEIHAGIPDEEYVAALKVLQRMIHNVGGKAWHH; encoded by the coding sequence ATGGACTACTCACATGACGACGCGGGACTGGCACGGCAGCCCATCGGTTACTGGAGCTGGGCGGCCCACGACGCGACCGTGACCCACATCCGGGCCGCACTGGCCGAAATCGGACTGACCCAGCCCCCCTGGTGGGTCCTCAACCAGCTCACCGAGGCGGACGAACACGGCCGCCCGCGCGCCGAGGTCGTCGCGATGCTCAGCGGCTACCTGAACGTCGGCGACTCGCTGGAGCCCGAGATCGACACCCTCATCGCCCGGGGCCTCGTCACCGAGGACCCCACCACCCGCCTGCGGCTGACCGCCGAGGGACACGCGCTGCACGCCAAGGCGGCCGAACGGGTCGGCAGGGCGCTCGCGGAGATCCATGCCGGCATCCCCGACGAGGAGTACGTCGCCGCGCTCAAGGTCCTCCAGCGCATGATCCACAACGTGGGCGGCAAGGCCTGGCACCACTGA
- a CDS encoding polysialyltransferase family glycosyltransferase, whose product MPTRTQIFQVSTLYGAATLAAALDAGQFGPGQDSHRVLLVTNNAAIPETALRLEEMRGYGDIAARFDSVVDWNEAISPHHPSGWGPRAEETELWQRAFRLAWGIAPEAPVDLAVESIQVNPARALAAIFSESAVHVYADGLMSYGPTRNKVPRSIACRIQRVLHLDLVPGLRPLLLAESGVEPELVPNDAFRKVLGEIAGAADGDRRLAEAEAGAPTAVLLGQYLAALNILTAEEEEDLHLRMLRGAARAGHTSVLFKPHPTAPARYSRALDDAAAALGIRLTTLDSPLLAETLYERCAPTLVVGCFSTAMFTAAAYYGIPVARVGTRLVLDRITPYENSNRIPLTIVDHLVPDLDEQAAGRAVPELPSTAPETLAPLIRTVGYCMQSGLHPTLRAEAEAWLRDHLGTETQHYFKRRRLQKLTLPGGGPRGAAIRLRRTVRRTRTSLGL is encoded by the coding sequence ATGCCCACGCGCACCCAGATCTTCCAGGTGTCGACCCTGTACGGGGCGGCCACACTCGCTGCGGCCCTGGACGCCGGCCAGTTCGGACCCGGGCAGGACAGCCACCGCGTCCTGCTCGTGACCAACAACGCGGCGATCCCCGAGACCGCCCTCCGGCTGGAGGAGATGCGCGGCTACGGGGACATCGCCGCCCGCTTCGACTCCGTCGTCGACTGGAACGAGGCCATCAGCCCGCACCACCCGAGCGGCTGGGGCCCGCGCGCCGAGGAGACCGAGCTCTGGCAGCGCGCCTTCCGCCTCGCCTGGGGCATCGCCCCCGAGGCCCCCGTCGACCTCGCCGTCGAGTCCATCCAGGTCAACCCGGCCCGTGCGCTGGCCGCGATCTTCTCCGAGAGCGCCGTGCACGTCTACGCGGACGGGCTGATGAGCTACGGCCCGACCCGCAACAAGGTGCCGCGGTCCATCGCCTGCCGCATCCAGCGGGTGCTCCACCTGGATCTCGTACCGGGACTGCGCCCGCTGCTCCTTGCCGAGTCCGGCGTCGAGCCCGAACTCGTGCCGAACGACGCCTTCCGCAAGGTCCTGGGCGAGATCGCCGGGGCGGCGGACGGAGACCGCCGGCTCGCGGAGGCCGAGGCCGGGGCGCCCACGGCCGTGCTCCTCGGGCAGTACCTCGCGGCGCTGAACATCCTCACGGCCGAGGAGGAGGAGGACCTGCATCTGCGCATGCTGAGGGGCGCGGCGCGGGCAGGCCACACGTCCGTCCTCTTCAAGCCCCACCCCACGGCGCCCGCCCGCTACTCCAGGGCCCTGGACGACGCGGCCGCCGCCCTGGGGATACGGCTGACCACCCTGGACAGCCCGCTGCTCGCCGAGACCCTCTACGAGCGGTGCGCACCCACGCTCGTCGTCGGCTGCTTCTCGACCGCGATGTTCACCGCCGCCGCGTACTACGGCATCCCCGTCGCCCGGGTCGGCACCCGTCTCGTCCTGGACCGCATCACCCCGTACGAGAACAGCAACCGCATACCGCTGACGATCGTCGACCACCTCGTGCCCGACCTGGACGAGCAGGCCGCCGGCCGGGCCGTGCCCGAACTCCCCTCCACGGCACCGGAAACCCTCGCACCCCTGATCAGGACGGTCGGCTACTGCATGCAGTCCGGCCTCCACCCCACGCTGCGCGCCGAGGCCGAGGCCTGGCTGCGGGACCACCTCGGCACCGAGACGCAGCACTACTTCAAGCGGCGCCGTCTGCAGAAGCTCACCCTGCCCGGCGGCGGCCCGCGAGGAGCGGCGATCCGGCTGCGCCGCACCGTGCGGCGCACCCGCACCAGCCTGGGCCTCTGA